One window of uncultured Methanoregula sp. genomic DNA carries:
- a CDS encoding V-type ATPase subunit subunit G family protein, producing the protein MRRDLGPETEARAVTEGRHTDTEKTLLQQIREKEQEVAGRVDRARAEAEAVVAAARTEAEDLLCTADLAGKTTAEQVYWKERGKTESEIEDLKKSALLEYEMVAIQGEKNLPAAVERIVRYVTME; encoded by the coding sequence GTGCGGCGTGACCTCGGTCCTGAAACGGAAGCACGGGCTGTAACGGAGGGGAGGCATACGGACACTGAAAAGACACTCCTGCAGCAGATCCGGGAGAAGGAGCAGGAGGTTGCCGGGAGGGTTGACCGGGCCCGGGCAGAGGCCGAAGCGGTTGTTGCCGCCGCCCGGACCGAGGCAGAGGATCTGCTCTGCACGGCAGACCTGGCCGGAAAAACCACGGCCGAACAGGTATACTGGAAGGAACGGGGAAAGACCGAGAGCGAGATAGAGGATTTGAAAAAATCTGCGCTCCTGGAGTACGAGATGGTTGCGATCCAGGGGGAAAAGAACCTCCCTGCAGCAGTGGAGCGGATCGTCAGGTACGTAACCATGGAATGA
- a CDS encoding HEAT repeat domain-containing protein, with product MAQTGGKIHIADEAILEQIAALGDPVIDRRHEAVSALREIGEPAVAPLIAAAAEALDNDRRWYASVALSRIGEPAIAPLIAAMQDNTSREFRKYAAAALGEIGVPAIEALIDGMGSNDRELRGFLSQALCRIGKPAVEPLTRRLSDANEIIQQCATLTLWQMGETGLPSMVEKMQEEE from the coding sequence ATGGCACAAACGGGTGGGAAGATTCACATTGCAGATGAAGCGATCCTGGAACAGATCGCGGCCCTGGGCGATCCGGTAATTGACCGGCGGCATGAGGCGGTATCGGCGCTGAGGGAGATCGGCGAACCTGCGGTTGCCCCGCTGATAGCAGCGGCCGCGGAGGCTCTGGACAATGACCGGCGCTGGTACGCCTCGGTGGCACTCTCGCGGATCGGTGAGCCCGCCATCGCCCCGCTGATAGCAGCGATGCAGGACAACACCTCGCGGGAGTTCCGCAAGTATGCCGCTGCTGCCCTTGGCGAGATCGGTGTCCCGGCCATTGAGGCCCTGATCGACGGGATGGGAAGCAACGACCGGGAGCTCCGGGGCTTTCTCTCGCAGGCACTCTGCCGGATCGGCAAGCCCGCCGTGGAACCGCTCACCCGCCGGCTCAGTGATGCCAACGAGATCATACAGCAGTGCGCCACCCTCACGCTCTGGCAGATGGGGGAGACCGGCCTTCCGTCGATGGTCGAGAAGATGCAGGAAGAGGAGTAA
- a CDS encoding DNA-directed DNA polymerase II large subunit yields MLELSPVMQAYEKSLLDELHRTIAIAKEARSRGLDPTLDVEIPIASDLADRVEALLNIKGVAARIRELEAEMSREEAALRIGDDFVARKFGEKDIMEVLDHAIRVSMALLTEGVVAAPTEGIAKVALGKNDDGTQYLMIFYAGPIRSAGGTAQAMSVLVGDYVRQKLGINRYIPRQEEVERYIEEIRQYNSIMNLQYLPSEAEIRLIIENCPVCVDGEATEQEEVSGHRNLERVETNVVRGGMALVIGEGIAGKARKLKGRVEKMKMEGWDWLDKLIAGAAKSGDDKTVGIKPLDKYLRDLIGGRPVFAYPMRKGGFRLRYGRSRNTGFAAAGMHPATLYILGEFLATGTQMKTERPGKACGVVPVDSIEGPTVRLRNGDVLRIDDEATAKRLNAGIEKILDVGEILISFGEFLENNHPLIPAGYCAEWWQLDAGPEVKPPATEEEALAFARAGGYLHPAWTWFWDDVTADQIRELADAVSGKGSIADGVLRLPLEPATKTSFELLLIPHTVNGESVEIASWKALAACLGLDENLKKRDAWATAGDKAPLDLVLHLAGFAMRSRSGTRIGGRMGRPGKSKPRKMNPPPHVLFPLGDSGGARRSFQSASAHTADVDQAITDLDFQKEGGIIEIEVGRRRCSECGEINYLNRCEKCGGHTVAFFICTKCGRETTLPRCPGCDGQVVCSQRITLNVKGEYAKAMDRLGIRSESVALVKGVKGVISREKTVETMEKGILRAIRNIFVFKDGTTRFDMIDLPLTHIRPDEVRVSVEKLRSLGYTKDTRGYDLQNPSQVVELHPQDLLVSDSCAEYMVSVAQFMDDLLVKCYGLPPFYNITKPEELVGHLVIGLAPHTSAGVLARIVGFTRANVGYAHPFFHAAKRRNCFYGDTEVDVYDGRHWVKTPIRKFVLENFDLSRPGIDRLGTYYSDPASPFFTRAVDTNGIMHLRKITSVSIHRSPAALIRFTTARGRELVVTPDHAMLVWDTSYLRKIRAVELKAGDAVPVFEGSCVISDRITLTEPVPAPEERVYCLTVAEDHTMTANDIFTGQCDGDEDCIMLLLDGLINFSRSFLPQNRGGSMDAPLVLTSRIDPAEIDKEALNVDVCDHYPIEVYTGALTYVEPKTIAGLIDRVEKRIGTPAQVEGFQFTHDTSDISAGPIESMYTQMKTMTDKLGAELDLAEKIRAVDADDVAERVLNTHFIRDLMGNLSAFSKQKFRCTKCNTSYRRMPLSGKCTKWRGKGFCNSPLIPTVHEGSVKKYLEMSREICRKYKVSEYTKQRVEVIDLAITSTFGEEKQQQLGLADFM; encoded by the coding sequence ATGCTTGAGCTCTCGCCCGTGATGCAGGCTTACGAGAAGTCCTTGCTGGACGAGCTGCACCGCACCATAGCGATAGCAAAGGAGGCCCGGTCCCGGGGTCTCGACCCGACGCTTGATGTGGAGATCCCGATTGCAAGCGATCTTGCCGACCGGGTTGAAGCACTCCTGAATATCAAGGGGGTTGCGGCCCGCATCCGGGAGCTCGAAGCGGAAATGTCCCGCGAGGAGGCCGCTCTCCGGATCGGTGACGACTTCGTTGCCCGGAAGTTCGGGGAAAAAGACATCATGGAGGTGCTCGACCACGCGATCCGTGTCTCGATGGCACTCCTGACCGAAGGGGTCGTTGCCGCACCAACAGAAGGGATAGCAAAGGTTGCGCTTGGCAAGAACGATGACGGGACGCAGTACCTGATGATCTTCTATGCAGGACCGATCCGGAGTGCCGGGGGTACTGCGCAGGCCATGTCCGTGCTTGTTGGCGACTATGTGCGCCAGAAACTCGGGATCAACCGCTATATCCCGCGGCAGGAGGAGGTGGAGCGGTATATCGAGGAGATCCGGCAGTACAACTCCATCATGAACCTCCAGTACCTGCCCAGCGAGGCCGAGATCCGGCTCATTATCGAGAACTGCCCGGTCTGTGTTGATGGCGAAGCAACCGAGCAGGAAGAGGTCTCGGGCCACCGCAACCTCGAACGGGTGGAGACGAACGTTGTCCGTGGTGGCATGGCGCTCGTTATCGGGGAAGGTATTGCCGGCAAGGCCCGGAAACTCAAGGGCCGGGTCGAGAAGATGAAGATGGAGGGCTGGGACTGGCTTGACAAGCTGATCGCCGGGGCAGCAAAGAGCGGCGACGACAAGACGGTGGGTATCAAGCCGCTCGACAAGTACCTCCGCGATCTCATCGGCGGCCGGCCGGTCTTTGCCTACCCGATGCGCAAAGGCGGGTTCCGGCTCCGGTACGGGCGGTCGCGGAACACCGGGTTTGCCGCAGCAGGAATGCACCCGGCCACCCTGTACATTCTCGGCGAATTTCTCGCAACCGGCACCCAGATGAAGACCGAGCGGCCGGGCAAGGCCTGCGGGGTGGTGCCGGTCGACTCCATCGAAGGCCCGACCGTGCGGCTCAGGAACGGTGACGTGCTCCGGATCGATGACGAGGCAACAGCAAAGCGGCTGAATGCCGGGATCGAGAAGATCCTCGATGTCGGCGAGATCCTCATCTCGTTCGGGGAGTTCCTGGAGAACAACCACCCGCTGATTCCTGCAGGGTACTGTGCGGAATGGTGGCAGCTTGATGCCGGTCCCGAAGTAAAACCTCCCGCAACCGAGGAGGAGGCGCTGGCCTTTGCCCGTGCCGGGGGCTATCTCCACCCGGCCTGGACCTGGTTCTGGGACGACGTTACCGCCGACCAGATCCGGGAACTTGCCGATGCCGTATCCGGCAAAGGATCGATCGCAGACGGGGTTCTCCGGCTGCCCCTTGAACCGGCAACCAAGACTTCTTTCGAACTCCTCCTCATCCCCCACACGGTGAACGGGGAATCTGTCGAGATCGCATCCTGGAAGGCGCTCGCTGCCTGCCTCGGCCTGGACGAGAACCTCAAAAAACGCGATGCCTGGGCAACCGCCGGGGACAAAGCCCCGCTCGACCTGGTCCTGCACCTGGCCGGTTTTGCGATGCGGTCCCGGTCCGGCACAAGGATCGGAGGCCGTATGGGCCGCCCGGGGAAGTCCAAGCCCCGGAAGATGAATCCTCCCCCGCATGTCCTCTTCCCTCTTGGGGACTCGGGAGGTGCACGGCGCTCGTTCCAGTCAGCCTCCGCCCACACCGCCGATGTGGATCAGGCTATCACCGATCTCGATTTCCAGAAAGAAGGGGGTATCATCGAGATCGAGGTGGGCCGGCGCCGTTGTTCGGAGTGCGGGGAGATCAACTATCTCAACCGGTGCGAGAAGTGCGGGGGACATACCGTCGCGTTCTTCATCTGTACCAAGTGCGGGAGGGAGACAACGCTCCCCCGTTGCCCGGGCTGCGACGGCCAGGTTGTCTGCAGCCAGCGGATCACCCTGAACGTGAAAGGCGAGTACGCAAAAGCCATGGACCGGCTGGGGATCAGGAGCGAAAGCGTTGCTCTTGTCAAAGGGGTCAAGGGGGTTATCTCCCGCGAGAAGACCGTGGAGACGATGGAGAAGGGGATTCTCCGGGCCATCCGGAACATCTTTGTCTTCAAGGACGGCACCACCCGCTTCGATATGATCGACCTCCCCCTCACCCACATCCGTCCCGATGAAGTCCGGGTTTCTGTCGAGAAGCTCCGTTCCCTGGGATACACGAAGGATACGAGGGGCTATGATCTCCAGAACCCGTCGCAGGTGGTGGAGCTCCATCCGCAGGATCTCCTGGTGTCCGATTCCTGTGCCGAGTACATGGTCAGCGTGGCGCAGTTCATGGATGACCTGCTCGTGAAATGTTACGGCCTTCCCCCGTTCTACAACATCACCAAACCCGAGGAGCTTGTCGGCCACCTCGTCATCGGCCTTGCCCCGCACACGAGCGCCGGCGTCCTTGCCCGGATCGTCGGGTTCACGCGGGCGAACGTCGGCTATGCCCACCCGTTCTTCCACGCTGCCAAGCGCCGGAACTGCTTCTACGGGGATACGGAGGTCGATGTCTACGATGGCCGGCACTGGGTGAAAACCCCGATCCGGAAATTCGTTCTCGAAAATTTTGACCTCAGCCGTCCGGGTATCGACCGGCTCGGGACGTACTACTCGGATCCTGCCAGCCCGTTCTTTACCCGGGCCGTGGATACGAACGGGATAATGCATCTCCGGAAAATTACATCGGTTTCCATTCACCGTTCACCCGCGGCCCTGATCCGGTTCACGACAGCCCGGGGCCGGGAACTCGTGGTCACTCCCGATCACGCGATGCTTGTCTGGGATACGAGTTACCTGCGGAAGATCCGGGCCGTGGAACTCAAAGCCGGCGATGCAGTCCCCGTCTTCGAGGGCTCGTGTGTCATTTCGGACCGGATAACGCTTACCGAACCGGTGCCGGCTCCCGAGGAGCGGGTCTACTGCCTGACCGTTGCGGAAGATCACACGATGACGGCCAATGATATCTTTACCGGCCAGTGCGATGGCGACGAGGACTGCATCATGCTCCTTCTCGACGGGCTCATCAACTTCTCGCGCTCGTTCCTGCCGCAGAACCGGGGCGGGTCGATGGACGCCCCCCTCGTGCTGACGAGCCGGATCGATCCGGCCGAGATCGACAAGGAAGCCCTCAACGTGGATGTCTGCGACCATTACCCGATCGAAGTCTATACGGGCGCCCTCACGTATGTTGAGCCAAAGACAATTGCCGGGCTCATCGACCGGGTCGAGAAACGGATCGGCACTCCCGCCCAGGTCGAAGGCTTCCAGTTCACCCACGACACCTCGGACATCTCCGCCGGGCCTATCGAATCGATGTACACCCAGATGAAGACGATGACCGACAAGCTCGGGGCCGAGCTCGACCTTGCCGAGAAGATCCGGGCCGTGGATGCCGATGATGTTGCAGAACGGGTGCTCAACACCCACTTCATCCGCGATCTCATGGGCAACCTATCGGCCTTCTCCAAGCAGAAGTTCCGGTGCACGAAATGCAATACCAGTTACCGCCGGATGCCGCTTTCCGGCAAGTGCACCAAGTGGCGGGGCAAGGGTTTCTGCAACAGCCCGCTCATCCCGACCGTGCACGAAGGCTCGGTGAAAAAATACCTGGAAATGTCCCGGGAGATCTGCCGGAAGTACAAGGTCTCGGAGTACACCAAGCAGCGGGTCGAGGTCATCGATCTTGCCATCACCTCAACCTTCGGGGAAGAGAAGCAGCAGCAGCTGGGCCTTGCGGATTTCATGTAA
- a CDS encoding DUF1646 family protein, whose translation MEIAATLGLLTIFVLVLILPFRVKCIEHNLEVFLFACGVVALTISGLVTIPGEQTGWSMAIISEALLSPLNITNILGIPIGIVQIVLVVGLLIYYFYHQMQGAIVGLIDRVSLKWIVFFLIVILGLVSSIISAILAAIILVEIVNALPVVRKAKIEIAVVSCFSIGLGAGLTPLGEPLTTIVVSKLSGAPYHAGFTFLFDKLAIFVIPAVIALGIVGVFLFGRSHTGDTALECMVERETLRDIVLRAGKVYLFIMALVFLGEGFKPLILEYVIGIPPAGLYWVNIVSAVLDNATLAAAEISPVLSISQITSALMGLLIAGGMLIPGNIPNIIAACKLGITSKEWARVGLPLGMAMMAVFFVILFVPAWLGFL comes from the coding sequence ATGGAAATAGCTGCAACCCTCGGGTTACTCACGATATTCGTTCTCGTCCTCATCCTGCCGTTCAGGGTGAAATGCATAGAACATAACCTCGAGGTCTTCCTCTTTGCCTGCGGGGTTGTGGCCCTGACCATATCGGGGCTTGTAACCATCCCCGGTGAGCAGACCGGCTGGAGCATGGCGATCATCAGCGAAGCACTCCTCTCGCCCCTCAATATCACGAACATCCTGGGGATTCCCATCGGGATCGTCCAGATCGTCCTCGTCGTGGGGCTCCTCATCTATTATTTCTATCACCAGATGCAGGGGGCAATCGTCGGCCTGATCGACCGCGTTTCCCTGAAATGGATCGTCTTTTTCCTCATCGTCATCTTAGGCCTGGTATCAAGTATAATCTCTGCAATTCTTGCCGCCATCATCCTCGTTGAGATCGTCAACGCCCTGCCGGTTGTGCGGAAAGCCAAGATCGAGATCGCCGTGGTCTCCTGCTTCTCGATAGGTCTTGGCGCCGGGCTTACCCCTCTCGGGGAACCGCTCACCACGATCGTGGTCTCGAAACTCTCGGGAGCCCCGTACCATGCAGGGTTCACGTTTCTCTTCGACAAGCTGGCCATCTTCGTCATCCCCGCAGTCATTGCCCTTGGCATCGTCGGCGTTTTTCTCTTTGGCCGGAGCCATACCGGTGATACGGCACTGGAGTGCATGGTTGAACGGGAAACCCTCCGGGACATCGTTCTCCGGGCCGGGAAAGTATACCTCTTCATCATGGCCCTGGTCTTCCTTGGCGAGGGTTTCAAGCCTCTCATCCTCGAATATGTTATCGGCATTCCCCCCGCAGGCCTGTACTGGGTGAACATCGTCTCGGCAGTGCTGGACAATGCAACCCTCGCAGCAGCCGAGATCAGCCCCGTCCTCTCCATCAGCCAGATCACGAGCGCGTTGATGGGCCTGCTCATTGCAGGCGGGATGCTCATCCCCGGTAACATCCCCAACATCATCGCTGCCTGCAAGCTCGGGATCACGAGCAAAGAGTGGGCACGGGTGGGTCTCCCGCTGGGCATGGCCATGATGGCAGTCTTCTTTGTCATCCTCTTTGTTCCCGCATGGCTGGGATTCCTGTAA
- a CDS encoding V-type ATPase 116kDa subunit family protein — translation MLQKMERIQVIGPKEDLGRVVDVLYRAGTIHLEDAPAIIHPDEIHLDRLGQDETEDIAGVLGRIGAIFSTLPVIADDPGLQAQLRMSLENRTHAGLIARAREIIRTLETTTRELSAKKAELSLSITTLGRYARVLNIIQPVEKELPALEGFEVTILLIQEEHRDVLALIKEELDTITGNRFEMSSAAVDAATLAAIMVFPKKYSEAVHSFIYSVNVNEVRLPAEFAGRPFYEMYALIEEKRIRAQDEITRIEAELLALSVTWYQELVVLKKQLEDIHGELNAYRNFGLSEYTFVIMGWIPKKYLNRTRKAVKDSFGDRVIIHGLPVTEKDLDNAPVFYDNPWWVKPFEFIMQLVAPPRYREVDPSPILAIFFPLFFGIMVGDIGYGLLILAFALVIRHRYQVIAFAKNLADILIISSIPTIFFGFLFGEFFGDLGETMGWIHPVTFLGITWNRVDAMIPMLIFAIAIGVIHVFLGLFIGIRNALIMKKKKHLLEKCGMLLVITGIIVLVGMLANIVPDAAIYPVVVIMVVGMPMILMGAGVFGTIEVMSTVGNILSYARLMAIGMASVILAMVANRLGGAFGIALIGIIVAILLHALNLVLAMFSPSIHSVRLHLVEFFSKFYEGGGVVYRPFKREAEVKGPGE, via the coding sequence ATGCTCCAGAAGATGGAACGCATCCAGGTAATCGGGCCTAAAGAGGATCTGGGCCGGGTGGTCGACGTCCTGTACCGGGCCGGCACGATTCATCTTGAAGATGCACCGGCGATCATCCATCCGGACGAGATCCACCTGGACCGGCTCGGGCAGGACGAGACCGAGGATATAGCCGGGGTCCTCGGGAGGATCGGCGCGATCTTCTCCACCCTGCCTGTTATTGCGGATGATCCGGGCCTCCAGGCGCAACTCCGCATGTCCCTGGAGAACCGGACGCATGCCGGGCTCATTGCGCGGGCACGGGAGATCATCCGCACCCTTGAGACAACGACCCGGGAACTCTCTGCAAAGAAAGCCGAGCTCTCCCTCTCGATCACCACGCTGGGCCGGTACGCGAGAGTCCTCAATATCATCCAGCCGGTGGAGAAGGAACTGCCCGCCCTGGAGGGGTTCGAAGTCACGATCCTCCTCATCCAGGAGGAGCACCGGGACGTTCTCGCGCTGATCAAGGAAGAGCTGGATACCATCACCGGCAACCGGTTCGAGATGAGCTCTGCCGCAGTCGATGCCGCAACCCTCGCCGCCATCATGGTCTTCCCGAAGAAATATTCCGAGGCAGTCCATTCCTTCATCTACTCCGTGAACGTGAACGAAGTGCGGCTTCCTGCGGAATTTGCCGGCAGGCCTTTTTACGAGATGTACGCGCTTATCGAGGAGAAGCGGATCCGTGCGCAAGACGAGATAACCCGCATCGAAGCGGAACTCCTGGCCCTTTCGGTCACCTGGTACCAGGAACTTGTTGTCCTCAAAAAGCAGCTCGAAGATATACACGGGGAACTGAACGCGTACCGGAACTTCGGGCTGTCGGAATACACCTTCGTTATCATGGGATGGATCCCGAAAAAATATCTTAACCGGACAAGGAAGGCCGTGAAGGACTCGTTTGGGGATCGGGTGATCATCCACGGGCTGCCGGTGACGGAGAAGGACCTGGATAACGCCCCGGTCTTTTACGACAACCCGTGGTGGGTCAAACCCTTCGAGTTCATCATGCAGCTCGTTGCACCGCCGCGGTACCGGGAAGTTGACCCGTCCCCCATCCTTGCCATCTTCTTCCCGCTCTTCTTCGGGATCATGGTCGGCGATATCGGGTACGGCCTTCTCATCCTCGCGTTTGCACTCGTTATCCGGCACCGGTACCAGGTAATTGCGTTTGCGAAAAACCTTGCCGATATCCTGATCATCTCATCGATCCCGACCATCTTCTTCGGGTTCCTGTTCGGGGAGTTCTTCGGGGACCTGGGAGAGACGATGGGCTGGATCCACCCGGTAACCTTCCTCGGCATCACCTGGAACCGGGTGGACGCAATGATCCCGATGCTCATATTCGCCATCGCGATCGGTGTCATCCATGTTTTCCTCGGCCTCTTCATCGGGATACGGAACGCACTGATCATGAAGAAGAAGAAACACCTGCTCGAGAAGTGCGGGATGCTCCTCGTGATCACCGGCATCATCGTCCTTGTCGGCATGCTCGCCAATATAGTCCCCGATGCTGCGATCTACCCGGTGGTCGTCATCATGGTTGTCGGGATGCCCATGATCCTTATGGGAGCCGGTGTTTTCGGGACGATCGAGGTGATGAGCACGGTAGGCAACATCCTCTCCTATGCCCGGCTGATGGCGATCGGCATGGCTTCAGTGATCCTCGCGATGGTGGCAAACCGGCTCGGGGGGGCGTTCGGGATTGCTCTTATCGGCATTATCGTCGCCATCCTGCTGCATGCACTCAATCTCGTCCTTGCCATGTTCTCCCCTTCGATCCATTCGGTGCGTCTCCACCTCGTCGAGTTCTTCTCGAAGTTCTACGAGGGGGGAGGGGTGGTGTACCGGCCGTTCAAGCGGGAGGCAGAGGTGAAGGGGCCGGGGGAGTGA
- a CDS encoding LysE family translocator: MDASLFIQGIIIGLTLAVPVGPLSLLCIQRAVTDGRFHGIVSGIGIATADSFYAAVAFLGLTIISGMIIAQQVLFRVIAGIVLLIIGVKVFLAVPPEAKARPEHESYVRDYLTTVAIGIANPLTIIFFIAILPAFGVVFQGASQVLAAEFVAGVFCGSTLWWIVLCGSIGTFRSRLSTDNLRQINKISGIMIVFIGAGMLALLLLSWSRGFTG; the protein is encoded by the coding sequence ATGGATGCAAGCCTGTTTATCCAGGGAATTATCATCGGCCTCACCCTCGCCGTACCGGTAGGGCCGCTCTCGCTCCTGTGCATCCAGCGTGCCGTGACCGACGGGAGGTTTCACGGGATCGTATCGGGAATCGGGATTGCCACCGCGGACTCTTTCTATGCGGCAGTTGCCTTTCTTGGCCTGACCATAATATCGGGAATGATCATTGCCCAGCAGGTGCTGTTCCGGGTAATCGCCGGCATCGTTCTTCTCATCATCGGGGTGAAAGTATTTCTCGCAGTTCCTCCTGAGGCAAAAGCCCGCCCGGAACACGAATCCTATGTCAGGGATTACCTGACCACCGTTGCCATTGGCATTGCAAACCCCTTAACCATCATCTTCTTTATTGCGATCTTACCCGCCTTCGGGGTTGTTTTTCAGGGAGCTTCCCAGGTACTGGCAGCGGAGTTCGTTGCCGGGGTCTTCTGTGGATCAACTCTCTGGTGGATCGTTCTCTGCGGCTCGATTGGCACCTTCCGCTCCCGGTTAAGCACCGACAACTTACGGCAGATCAATAAAATTTCCGGCATCATGATAGTCTTCATCGGTGCCGGGATGCTCGCCCTCCTCCTTCTTTCATGGAGCCGGGGTTTTACCGGGTGA